In one window of Streptomyces roseofulvus DNA:
- a CDS encoding isochorismatase family protein — protein MHSALVLIDLMPRIIALPLAPHTGVEVLERGRELAESFRARKRPVVMVRVERPGVAEQPPGSDFADGLVHDGDIVVVKQTVGAFYGTGLDERLRALDVDTLVIAGLVTTMGVESTARAASDYGYQLEFVVDAMSGLAADEHDFAVERVFPRFGEVRKTSDYR, from the coding sequence ATGCACTCCGCCCTGGTCCTGATCGACCTGATGCCGCGCATCATCGCTCTTCCTCTCGCTCCCCACACGGGAGTGGAAGTGCTGGAGCGCGGCCGCGAGCTGGCCGAGTCGTTCCGGGCACGGAAGCGACCCGTGGTGATGGTACGGGTGGAACGTCCGGGCGTCGCGGAACAGCCGCCCGGCAGCGACTTCGCCGACGGCCTGGTGCACGACGGCGACATCGTGGTGGTCAAGCAAACGGTCGGTGCCTTCTACGGAACCGGCCTGGATGAGCGCCTGCGCGCCCTGGACGTGGACACGCTGGTGATCGCCGGACTGGTGACCACGATGGGCGTCGAGTCCACTGCGCGGGCCGCGTCCGACTACGGTTACCAGCTGGAGTTCGTGGTCGACGCGATGTCCGGACTGGCCGCGGACGAACACGACTTCGCCGTGGAGCGTGTCTTCCCCCGCTTCGGCGAGGTGCGGAAGACCTCTGACTACCGGTGA